The sequence CtatttgtgctgctgttgctgtgtgtacTGTGACAAGAAACGGCTTCTTGGACTGAGattcaactttaaaaaaaaaaaaaaaaacgacctCAAAAAGATGTTTGTACAACTACACCTccaatctgcacacacacacacacacacacacaaccagatgCTTCAGTTTGATTGTACTTCCAATGTGACGGGACTGCAGATCTGACCACTTGTCAACGGCCTCAAAAGAGCCAGTTACACAGTCTTAAATAACAGACTACCACTGTCTTCCAAGTCTCTGTCCAGCATGCTTGAATCAGTATACACCCAGCCCACATATGCCCGGTCAGGTCACAGTGCGTGTGGTCCGCGCAGTATCCCACCACCAGTCCAAAAAACTACAACCACGAGGGGGGGACGCCCCTCTGCTTTTTCACCCCTCTTTTTTACCCTCTGCAGCTTCTATCACAGGTCTAGTCTCAGACCAGGACTCTGGAACAGAAAGGAATGATTTGTCTgggaatgagaggaaaaaaaaacaaacaaaaaaaaaaaacaaacaggaataaaCGACAGTTGGATCTGCTCTGCTTTGTCAAGCTGCAGACATTTCTATGGACATACATTCCAAATTACCTGAGTACAGACTCTGATTGTGAAATACCTGAATCGAGGCCAGATGCAGACACCGTGCAACCAATTTGCGGccgttttttgtgtttttgtagtcTTCGTCCAAATTACTTGCtctttgcattttttctttttttttttttttttgtgtagacAGGGTTTAATCATGTGACCTGGATAGTGGAAAGTGTAAACATAATCCTGAAGAGTAcagctgtttttcctgtttagtACATAACACAGCAATACAcagtttgggatttttttttttttttttttttaaacaagcatttttgcatttttctttcttttgtgtgtgtatatatacacaaacacatatatacatgtgtatatatgtgtacacacatgtatatatatgtatctgtgtgtgtatatatatgtgtatgtatatatatgtgtatgtatatatacatacatatatacacatatatgtatatatgtacatatgaaTATAGAGAGCTTATTCATACTGTGATTGTTgaaacagaacacaacacatAATTTAATCAGAAATATACTACCAGTTTAAAATGCatgcctccccctccccctcccatcCAGAGTGCTCCATTCCTCCCTCCGATGCCTGCATATGATCATCTTTAACCATCAGGTCCTTCCCTACCAACAACCGCTCAGACATTATGCAGGACAGAACCTTAAGGTGGCGGGTCTTTGTGGTGGTGGTTAATCGGGACATTGTTGCTACGTCATGCAGAGACAGAAGGGAATGGAGGGGGGTCAGCACAGAGAGTCGGAGACTCCCCtggcagagcagagggaggtgtTGGTGGGACAGTTAGTGGTGATGGTCGGTGGTCGCTAGCGTGGATCCCGGAGCCAGAGGCCAGCTCTGCTCAGGTCtagctgatggccgggctgtcTGTCTGAGGGTCTGCAGTCTCTGAGGGCGAGCCGGGTTCCTCGGGAGGGTCATCTGTGCTGGTGCTCGTGGAGACCTGAGAGGGGGCGCCGTAGAATGGCGTTGCCCCCTGGGGCTCTGAGCCGGGGCCCGCCCCCGCGCTGTCCTCGTCCTCTTCGGGCTCCGAGGCCGGGGTAAGGTGCAGCGAGCCGGGGAGTTTGACGGGGCAGAATGCCGACCCTGTCGGGATGAAGTTGACCTTGTTTTTGTCGGggcaggagaagagagggacCGACGCCGATGTGGACTGCCTcgagctgcagagagacacaggtAGCGTCAGTGAGGACCACACATCGCTGAGGCAGTAGAGAGGTGCTGAAATTCAACACAACTATCTGTTTATACCTCATCTCCTCAAACGCTTTAATCTTCTCACAGCCCTCTGGCGGCTCTCGTTTGAACATGTAGCTGTTGTTGGGTTTGGGCGAGGAGGCGAACTTGGGCAGTGGTGAGCTGCTTCCactgtctgtgaaaacagagataaaaggtAGATACATATACTTCAGCCACCCCCTCCCCCCGAACCTCCACTGCCCAGCAGCACTTTAGGCGACGTCTCCTATCGGATGCGAATCCAAAGTTCAACTTCTTTTATAAGGACAACACTGCGTTCATTCTATATTTTGAATACTGCCAATAAAtccaatgaaaagaccaaatcCAGCAAGACCTCCccaccctgtctgtggctctcagccccaCTCGCACTGGTTCTCCCTGAAGATGTCATGACTGCTAATGAAATGGCTGTAGCAAGAAGAGCCGAACTAACAGCATGAGATGACTCAGCACACACTCTGCTGTATATCTAAACCAGCAAAGTGCCACAGTGAATCACGGTGTGGGCACTTTTCTGATTTCAATGAGGATCCGGCGCTTCGCAGCTCACTGTCACTGAAAACtatgagctaaaaaaaaaaaagctaatcaGTCATTTTGTCACGTGGTTTGTCATGATTAGCAACATTTGACCCAcagttaatataaaaatatttgctAATTAAGGTTCAGGTTACACTGTATTCTATGTAAGTCCTCCTTTCAAGTCTAAATGACACATAATAGTAAGGCCAGGCAGTCAAAAGTAGCATGCTAGTACAAGCTAGTACAAGTTAGCATGCCTTCACACCTGTAGTGTAAGACTGAAATGTAGCTAACAATGTGTCACCCACTCACAGAATGTAGgctaaacacataaaaataactAGCTAACAGAGGAAATCACTGCTGTGGgatataaaatggaaaatagtAGACAATGCATATGCCAGTTCAGTCCGCCTGAGATTTAATTTAATGCATTCCTTTCTAAAATTGCAGAGCTTTCAGCGATCCACCAGAAACATGTGGTTATGACTGGTGTGACAACACGAACCCAGTGACCCGGTTCACAATGGCCTTCAACGGCAACGCTTCAACCGCAGCTCCATGTCCTTCACCTTTATCCCGGTCGTACAGTAGATCCTCTGTGGAGTAGGGGCTGCCGTCGTGCGATCCAGGTGGGCAAGCTGGCGAGGGGCAGGGCGACAGGCTGGAGCAGCTGCTGGACCGGCCGGGGACCGAGGGAGTCTGGGTGTCCACACTGcgggtgctgctgctgcgctgCTGGGGAGGGAAGGGTGCTCGCCGGCCGTCAGGGACCTCCAGGGACTGCAAGAGTCCAAGAGAAGGACAAGAGGGGAAGGACAGAATACGAATCAGAACTGAGACAAAGCAAGGCAGTAACAAGAGTTAGACTAATAAACAGGTGTACTGCTACACTGGGTTGTTTGCAGTCAGAGCCCCCCCACCTTgagctcctccttctccccgTTGTCTTTGATGAAGACCTTCTCCAGCTCGTGGTTGATGCCCTCCATGCTGCTGGGCACCCTCGAGATGGAGGGCTTTGGCACTGTGATGTTGGACAGCGGCATCTGAGCCGACTTCGACATGGAAAAGTGCTGcagcacgtacacacacacacacacacaccacacacagtgtTAAGATTTATAAAACGGACACACAGTTTAGTCTTCACTTTTAAAGACACTTTAAAAGTATTAAGACGTTTTGCAAACTTTGTGCCGTAGCTTTTATTTGAAATGGATAAAACTGTCATTTCTGATCATTAACCTCATCTCTTTCTGTATTACACCTCATCGCAGCAGCATCTGATTGGTATAGTACAGTACATTggtatttgatttttattaacaCCTTTTCTGTCCACAGATGGTCCAGACTTTGTTGTACTCCTTCAAAGGACAAAGATAAAGATTTTCAGGCTGTACTCTACCTGAACGTGGCTGGCTGTGGAGGTGTGGTTAGTAGTGCTGGTGAGGGTGGGGCAGGGGATGGTGCTGTACTGGAGGGGGGACAGTCGGTCTTTGTCTTTACTGTGACGTCCTCCTTGTTTCCTGCGCTGGAGCTGCTGCCGAAGCTTGGCAATCTGCTGGAATCAGgcgggagaggaggatgagacgGTGGACGACGGAGGAGAAATACAAACACTACACAGGACCAGGAAGTTAACACGTTCTgtaattctattctattcaagGCTTCAATTtactttgacaaaaaaagtacttTGACTTGATACAGCTGGAAAAGCAAAGGTGTAACTAATGCTGGCTCTGTGAGCTGTCCACTGAGCTGTCTTGCACAATACCAAGGTCCTGGGACCGGAATGGAATGCAGCCAAAGTGAATGTTATTGGTTACTCCTCCATAACTAATAACAATCTCCTCCAGAAAGAGCCACAGTCTGGATCCAAAATCCCttgttcactcattcactaCTCCCTGtatgataaatatttttttatagtgAGCAGTGAACTGAGATTTTGGACATTTATTAATCATCGCCAGACACAAATATGTCTATGGCAATAATTACAGAATTTCACACATGGTACATATCAATCTgtaaataaagagaaacaaaggaagTAAGTGAGTCTAAGTGTTAAATGTGAAGATGATATGTAGATGTTAACCTCTGCTAAACCTAATTACAGCTGTAGCTGTTCACGTCTGTAACTATCAGTGTGTTTGGCCACATGTGTCTTGGCAGAGGGGACACAGGAATTCCCAGTCCTCCACTGTGAACCCAGGACAGCAGGACATGTTCAAACATGTTCGCTCACACAGAGCTGACACCGGCACACTCACACTGTACAGTTTCAGCCTTCACTGGGCTTCACTCAGGCTTTCTGCAACAGACAGTGCAGCCGGTCTgtgtaacacacagacagctaaGGCTGTTATGTCAGACTGCAGGCAGCCGACAGCAGTATGTACAGCGTCAGCTCACTCAGCTGCTCCAAAAATAATGTATCAGACAAACCCAGGAATGGTCAGACATCACTGTGCACTCTTAAGGGATGAAACGGACATTTGTCCCCTTTATCTGGCATTTTATAGACTTaacaattcattcattcattttacttGCATACTTTTCATATAGTGACATTCTAAACACAGGACTAGCCGAGTCAAAGTACTTCctccacactgacactgacaataAAACCACCATACAGAGAGGCAGTTACAAAATATTAGGACAGTGAATTGTACTGACTATAACAATAGTCAGTACTAGTGCTGTACTAGTATCTAGCGCTCATGCTGTACGCTGCTGCCAACTAAAACTTTgctttaactaaaaaaaaaaagaaaaaatgacaacTCTGTCAGATACAGACAGGTTCGAGTTGCTAATATTCCAGCTAACTTTTCTGGTGTGGTTCTTCAAAGCAGCTGCAGTGCTCGGGTCTGTCCCCTCCGCTCTTCCTCCTCGCACCTCGTCTATTGACATCTGTGGAATCTGTGTCAGGGCtgtgctcctcctctgcagccctGTAAACTCAGTAACGTGCCTGTGCACACATTAGCGCGGGCTGAGCTGTCATCCACCCAGAGCCTCATTGTTCTCTTTGCTGCAGGAGGGCGGAGAGGAGCCAGCTGGGGCTTGGCTGACCATAAATTGCGGCGGGTTATGGCCATTGCAAAGAGAAGGAAGTGGGTAGTTAAGAGTGAGATAGCGTTATCTGGCACCCTCCCTGCCGCTGCTGAGTGTCGCCGGGGTGGAGCGGAGAGAGTGCCGCGCAGGATGCAGCTGGGTACAGCTTCAGAAAAGATGAATGTGTCACTGCCTGTACACCATCAGTACCATAAAGCCACATATACCACATCAGTGATTTCATACAGGAGGTTACACCGTGTGAAGAAAATGTCACTAACAGCAGCTGTGCTTGATTCGCTGCCGTTTCATCACTATGTGGAAAACTTGTAGGTCTGATACTTAAAGCAATGCAGCATGATTTCTCAAGTGTGTTGTCCTGTCATCAACAATGTTGCTAATAGATGAGgccataaatttaaaaaaaataaataaaaacaagtatCACTACCCACGTTACGATTTCCACATGCAGAGTGATGAACTGTGGCTtttaaggaggaaaaagagaaaactgtaaCTTAAAGTAGCAAAAGTGAACTTTTAGTTACAGAAAGtaaaaaatgcaaattagaAAGCTCCCTGAGCTGGTCCTAAATATTGCTATCAGAACCAGTTAACATAACAGAACATAATTGAATGGATCAGCATCGACTGAAGCAAAGCAGATCAAAATCCGATCCCTTCTTTATTGTACTCTGTTGTATTTTATCCACCTCAGCTTGGTATTGCTGCAGCACTGCTCTCCTTTCTGACAGCCAGGCAGCTGTAAGGGTACGTCTTCTCTCTGACTGATCCTTAGATTGATTCATATCAATAATTTAAGATGATCAACCTCACAGTTCTAAAGCAGGACCCTCAGTATTCGGATTAAATAGCGCATGAAGTGTGTGTCggatttgtgtatgtgtcaaaTTTAGTATCCACTCACAAGTGTCACACACtttcaaaaatcaaacattcccagatttttttttcctttctgaaGTTCTAGTCTTCAACCCTAACCTAcgctgactcaagtgacatcatcTGAGGACATTTATCAGACTTTGCACAGTTCCCTCTGGAGACACAAGAGACTTTATTCAACTTTTCCTCATCTGAATTTGTATTCCCCAAAACCTTGAAACatattaatgtgtaaaatggATCTGGTTCCCCTTTGACTCCTCTCTGACTGTATACTTTATGTCATATTCCTTTACTACTGCCTGTTCAAGTAAGGCTGAAACATGCTTCTATAAGGATAAATATCTTtctaaaaggaaaaagacaagtggCTTCTGGGAAACTATAGTTTATGGAGCCTCATCCAAGTGCCAAAATGCGCAGCAGCTCCATGTTGACACAGAGGTTTTTGCCCgagtgtgtatgtatctgtgtttatgttagTGCCATGCCTCTTTGAGCTGGTCGGCGCTGCCCCAGGACGCAGAGCGCTGGTGGGTGCTCCTCTTCTTTCTGGTTTCGTCACTCCAACATCCAGGGGTCTGAAAGGAACATCACAGCTACACGTTATTATCTGCATTTCTAATGTTCCAGGTGAGGCAAATATGAACAAAATCcattcagaataaaatcagaTTTAGAAAcggataaaataaaatataacagacAAAGATAACAGAccagaaatacagaaacagtGCAGTGATAAGTTGCAAGTTGCCCCAAATGCAGCGATGGTGGAAAGTGAAGTTGAGAAACCAATCGATCACAGGCACAGGAGAACAGCAGAGctttaaatttagatttgaGAGCCGCCTGAGTCGGTGCACATTCAACATCATCAGGAAGTCGGTTCCATCTGTGTGCAGCATAGCAGCTAAAAGCAGCTTCACCCTGTTTTGGCTCTGACTTGAGGTTCTGTCACATGACTGCTTCCTAAAGATCTAAGAGCCCTACTGGCTTTACAT is a genomic window of Toxotes jaculatrix isolate fToxJac2 chromosome 13, fToxJac2.pri, whole genome shotgun sequence containing:
- the glcci1a gene encoding glucocorticoid induced 1a isoform X1; translation: MSASTAAASSSQQRVKHSRSPTTASCASCSSNTTAVRLQPIRATVPYQLLRGNQHSPTRTASSSSSVAGSNTGPTTSRCSSPANPSGSGSDGRLVPKQRLSPPDSRSSPERSPYSPGPKVERTKSQQVHSLGAVGRTSSLGTITGPYLTGQWPRDPHALYPSCMKDKSTQTPGCWSDETRKKRSTHQRSASWGSADQLKEQIAKLRQQLQRRKQGGRHSKDKDRLSPLQYSTIPCPTLTSTTNHTSTASHVQHFSMSKSAQMPLSNITVPKPSISRVPSSMEGINHELEKVFIKDNGEKEELKSLEVPDGRRAPFPPQQRSSSTRSVDTQTPSVPGRSSSCSSLSPCPSPACPPGSHDGSPYSTEDLLYDRDKDSGSSSPLPKFASSPKPNNSYMFKREPPEGCEKIKAFEEMSSRQSTSASVPLFSCPDKNKVNFIPTGSAFCPVKLPGSLHLTPASEPEEDEDSAGAGPGSEPQGATPFYGAPSQVSTSTSTDDPPEEPGSPSETADPQTDSPAIS
- the glcci1a gene encoding glucocorticoid induced 1a isoform X2; translated protein: MSASTAAASSSQQRVKHSRSPTTASCASCSSNTTAVRLQPIRATVPYQLLRGNQHSPTRTASSSSSVAGSNTGPTTSRCSSPANPSGSGSDGRLVPKQRLSPPDSRSSPERSPYSPGPKVERTKSQQVHSLGAVGRTSSLGTITGPYLTGQWPRDPHALYPSCMKDKSTQTPGCWSDETRKKRSTHQRSASWGSADQLKEIAKLRQQLQRRKQGGRHSKDKDRLSPLQYSTIPCPTLTSTTNHTSTASHVQHFSMSKSAQMPLSNITVPKPSISRVPSSMEGINHELEKVFIKDNGEKEELKSLEVPDGRRAPFPPQQRSSSTRSVDTQTPSVPGRSSSCSSLSPCPSPACPPGSHDGSPYSTEDLLYDRDKDSGSSSPLPKFASSPKPNNSYMFKREPPEGCEKIKAFEEMSSRQSTSASVPLFSCPDKNKVNFIPTGSAFCPVKLPGSLHLTPASEPEEDEDSAGAGPGSEPQGATPFYGAPSQVSTSTSTDDPPEEPGSPSETADPQTDSPAIS